One segment of Trachemys scripta elegans isolate TJP31775 chromosome 1, CAS_Tse_1.0, whole genome shotgun sequence DNA contains the following:
- the CCDC70 gene encoding coiled-coil domain-containing protein 70, with protein sequence MSYTSRQKQLIKKLWDEKVFWEEIKAFQEKIKGFWEKMNAFWEKIRAFRTVIQAFWEEENPIWEEENAFREAEKTFREEAKAFWEGHRDFWKGYNAFWKKDKAFWKEDQFLWEKDKVLLDEDKVLWAEEKALWADEKALLEEERAFWEDEEALREDEKALQEDEKSIWEGAFGPLRGEQLLLAVAINAPGSHGPDILRGSG encoded by the coding sequence ATGTCCTACACCTCCCGCCAGAAGCAGCTCATCAAGAAGCTGTGGGATGAGAAAGTTTTTTGGGAGGAAATCAAGGCTTTTCAGGAGAAGATCAAAGGCTTTTGGGAGAAGATGAATGCCTTTTGGGAGAAGATCAGGGCCTTCAGGACGGTGATCCAGGCCTTCTGGGAGGAGGAAAACCCCATCTGGGAGGAGGAAAATGCCTTTCGGGAGGCAGAAAAGACTTTCCGGGAAGAAGCAAAAGCCTTCTGGGAGGGGCACAGGGACTTCTGGAAGGGGTATAATGCTTTCTGGAAGAAGGATAAGGCTTTCTGGAAGGAGGATCAGTTCCTCTGGGAAAAGGACAAGGTTCTCCTGGATGAGGACAAGGTCCTGTGGGCAGAAGAAAAGGCTCTCTGGGCAGATGAAAAAGCCCTCCTAGAAGAAGAAAGAGCTTTCTGGGAGGATGAGGAAGCCCTACGAGAAGATGAAAAAGCCCTCCAAGAAGATGAAAAATCTATCTGGGAGGGGGCATTTGGCCCTCTGAGAGGAGAACAATTACTGCTAGCTGTAGCTATCAATGCTCCTGGGAGTCATGGCCCAGATATTCTTAGAGGAAGTGGGTAG